From a single Meiothermus sp. Pnk-1 genomic region:
- a CDS encoding thioesterase family protein, with amino-acid sequence MDKRRHRHLITVQPGDIDELGHVNNAVYLRYLEDVARAHARRVGMPLERMRELGALPVVRRHVITYHRAATLGERLWVSTEILEAGGLRAKRHNEVRRATDEALLVEADTDWVWVDPVRGRPCNCPALLLEAFGF; translated from the coding sequence ATGGATAAACGCCGTCACCGCCACCTCATCACCGTGCAACCCGGAGACATTGACGAGCTGGGGCACGTCAACAACGCCGTGTACCTGCGCTACCTCGAGGACGTAGCCCGGGCTCACGCCCGGCGGGTGGGGATGCCGCTCGAGCGCATGCGCGAGCTGGGGGCGCTCCCGGTGGTGCGCCGCCACGTCATCACCTACCACCGCGCCGCCACGCTGGGTGAGCGGCTTTGGGTCTCGACGGAGATCCTGGAGGCGGGGGGCCTCCGCGCCAAGCGGCACAACGAGGTGCGCCGGGCCACGGACGAGGCGTTGCTGGTGGAAGCCGACACCGACTGGGTATGGGTGGATCCGGTGCGGGGGCGGCCCTGCAACTGCCCCGCGTTGCTGCTTGAAGCTTTTGGCTTTTAG
- a CDS encoding dihydrofolate reductase yields the protein MEAPSLTLIAAMDRNRAIGKEGRLPWHLPDDLRRFKALTLGHTVLMGRRTFESLGRPLPGRRNVVLSRDPHFRAEGVEVVHSLEAGLGGGEIMVIGGGEVYALTLPLAQRMRLTLVDAEIAGADTFFPQFDLSGWRETNRVFHPADGRHAFSFSFLDLERR from the coding sequence ATGGAGGCCCCCTCCCTCACCCTGATTGCGGCCATGGACCGCAACCGCGCCATCGGCAAGGAGGGGCGGCTCCCCTGGCACCTTCCCGACGACCTGCGGCGCTTCAAGGCCCTCACCTTGGGGCATACCGTGCTGATGGGGCGCAGAACCTTCGAGAGCCTGGGGCGGCCCCTGCCGGGGCGCCGGAACGTGGTGCTGAGCCGGGATCCCCACTTCCGGGCGGAGGGGGTGGAGGTGGTCCACAGCCTCGAGGCCGGCCTGGGGGGCGGAGAGATCATGGTAATCGGGGGCGGGGAAGTCTACGCCCTCACCCTTCCCCTCGCCCAGCGGATGCGGCTAACCCTGGTGGATGCCGAGATCGCGGGAGCGGACACCTTTTTTCCCCAGTTCGACCTCTCCGGGTGGAGGGAAACGAACCGGGTGTTTCACCCCGCCGACGGACGGCATGCGTTCTCGTTCAGCTTCCTAGACCTCGAGCGGCGCTAA
- a CDS encoding VOC family protein → MTVLDHLVVAARTLGEGSAYVEQVLGLPTSPGGKHPKMGTHNRLLNLGGGVYLEVIAIDPQSAPPDRPRWFGLDSQAVRESLEAGPRLIHWVARTDGLEGALARLPELGRIHRMSRDDLSWDITIPDDGSLLEGGLVPTLISWGDTPHPTTRLPEVGCRLVGLRGVHPRPERVAQALWKLDMAEALELHQGEQVGLEAKIQTPGGLRLLR, encoded by the coding sequence GTGACCGTCCTTGACCACCTTGTCGTCGCGGCCCGAACCCTGGGCGAAGGCTCCGCTTACGTCGAGCAGGTTCTGGGCCTACCGACGAGCCCCGGCGGGAAGCACCCCAAGATGGGTACCCACAACCGCCTACTGAACCTGGGTGGCGGGGTCTACCTCGAGGTCATCGCCATAGACCCTCAAAGCGCTCCGCCAGACCGCCCGCGCTGGTTCGGCCTCGACTCCCAAGCCGTGCGAGAAAGCCTCGAGGCTGGCCCCCGGCTCATCCACTGGGTGGCCCGCACCGATGGGTTGGAAGGGGCGCTGGCAAGACTGCCCGAACTGGGCCGTATCCACCGCATGAGTCGGGATGACCTTTCTTGGGACATCACCATCCCCGACGACGGGAGCCTGCTCGAGGGTGGCCTGGTCCCCACCCTGATCAGCTGGGGCGATACCCCCCACCCCACCACCCGGCTCCCCGAGGTGGGGTGTCGGCTGGTGGGGCTGCGCGGGGTTCATCCCCGGCCCGAGCGGGTAGCCCAGGCGCTTTGGAAACTGGACATGGCCGAGGCGCTCGAGCTGCACCAGGGCGAGCAGGTCGGCCTCGAGGCCAAAATTCAAACCCCCGGGGGCTTGCGCCTGCTCCGATAG
- a CDS encoding MFS transporter, giving the protein MNPIYRILAASFFWGMGGSLNWLFLNFHLEALGLSKSLIGYANATPAVAGVLFSLPLAFLIPRLGYARSILLGGLLAILGVLGVASGVAVFPGLFLSGAGQLFVTGAVAPLLARLVHPDQQVRVFAWQGALGTGSGFLGSLIGGVLPHLIGREFVMYGVALSFVLSVLCVRGLKDAPGSARRFALRNPRAWLLLLLPQGIVSLGAGLTMPFLNLFLRGKFALDYTAVGGLFALSSLATMATMLVQPYLVRRMGKVGAIIFVQAASLPFLVILAWVPWLPLVTVALFVRGALMNAAGPVYTALVMDHLDEEERSGFLLVEGSVWQLGWAGAAAVSGRVQQAMGIGGFDYLFGAMLGLYMASILCYPLFFRPRRRAAEGV; this is encoded by the coding sequence ATGAACCCTATCTACCGCATCCTCGCCGCCTCCTTTTTCTGGGGCATGGGCGGGAGCCTGAACTGGCTTTTCCTAAATTTTCACCTCGAGGCCTTGGGCCTTAGCAAGTCCCTGATCGGTTACGCGAACGCCACCCCCGCGGTGGCCGGGGTGCTCTTCAGCCTCCCCTTGGCCTTTTTGATCCCCCGGCTGGGGTATGCCCGCAGCATCCTGCTCGGAGGACTGCTGGCGATATTGGGGGTACTGGGTGTGGCCTCGGGGGTAGCGGTGTTTCCCGGGCTTTTCCTCTCTGGGGCGGGCCAGCTTTTCGTGACGGGAGCGGTGGCCCCTTTATTGGCCCGGCTGGTGCACCCCGATCAGCAGGTCAGGGTGTTTGCTTGGCAAGGGGCGTTGGGTACGGGCTCGGGTTTTCTGGGGAGCCTGATCGGGGGGGTGCTGCCCCACCTGATTGGGCGGGAGTTCGTAATGTACGGGGTGGCCCTCTCCTTTGTGCTCTCCGTGCTCTGCGTGAGGGGCCTGAAAGACGCCCCAGGGTCGGCGAGGCGTTTTGCTCTGCGGAATCCACGGGCTTGGCTCTTGCTGCTGTTGCCTCAGGGCATCGTCTCGCTCGGGGCTGGGCTCACCATGCCCTTTCTCAATCTTTTTTTGCGGGGTAAGTTTGCCCTCGATTACACCGCCGTGGGGGGGCTCTTCGCCCTTAGCTCCCTCGCTACCATGGCGACCATGCTGGTGCAGCCTTATCTGGTGCGGCGGATGGGCAAGGTGGGGGCCATCATCTTCGTCCAGGCGGCCTCGTTGCCGTTTTTGGTGATCCTGGCCTGGGTGCCGTGGCTCCCTTTGGTCACCGTGGCCCTCTTCGTGCGGGGGGCCTTGATGAACGCGGCGGGGCCGGTGTACACCGCGCTGGTCATGGACCATCTGGACGAAGAGGAGCGCTCGGGCTTTTTGCTCGTCGAGGGGAGCGTTTGGCAGCTGGGCTGGGCGGGTGCAGCGGCGGTTTCGGGGCGGGTGCAGCAGGCCATGGGGATCGGGGGGTTCGATTATCTGTTCGGGGCCATGCTGGGGCTGTACATGGCTTCGATCCTGTGTTACCCGCTCTTTTTCCGCCCGCGGCGGCGTGCGGCGGAGGGGGTTTAG
- a CDS encoding MFS transporter, with the protein MLPLLLSWLHATNDLFGAFLTPLLPKLQAAFGVGYGTVSLLVATYSLSGSLLQPVAGLIADRYDRRWLAALGPVLVALGGGLMGFFPTPLALGLMLAFSGLGSALFHSAAAALVGQYALPERRGFWLSFFSTGGYVGMALAPALSLSVVNAGGLRALAWLVPLAFVPAVLLLWRAPAVRLQTKPSTFSDLARVFKGQVARLWAVSTLRSVVFMSFSTTIPFWFAQRGLSDEWVKVTLTAYSVSATAGAFLGGTLSDRLGRRTVLVGTMICAIPLYVALLLLPPEHWLFVGVLSLTGALMNAGVPTAVAMAQEHEPKQMATVSGLLMGFTWGFAGLLYGVVGPIIERFGVIESLSVMGLLLIPALTLSLAVREARPRVALKGD; encoded by the coding sequence ATGCTGCCGCTGCTGCTCTCCTGGCTGCACGCCACCAACGACCTCTTCGGGGCTTTCTTGACGCCGCTTTTGCCCAAACTCCAGGCCGCTTTCGGGGTGGGCTACGGGACGGTTTCGCTCCTGGTGGCCACCTACTCCCTAAGCGGTAGCCTGCTCCAGCCGGTAGCCGGCCTGATCGCCGACCGCTACGACCGGCGCTGGCTGGCTGCCCTGGGGCCGGTGTTGGTAGCGTTGGGCGGCGGGTTGATGGGGTTTTTCCCCACCCCGCTGGCGCTGGGGTTGATGCTGGCGTTTTCTGGCTTGGGCTCGGCCCTGTTCCACTCGGCGGCAGCGGCCCTGGTCGGGCAGTACGCGCTCCCTGAACGGCGCGGTTTTTGGCTCAGCTTCTTCTCCACCGGGGGGTACGTGGGGATGGCCCTGGCTCCGGCCCTCTCCTTGAGCGTGGTGAACGCCGGAGGGCTTAGGGCGCTGGCTTGGCTGGTTCCGCTGGCCTTCGTCCCGGCGGTGCTGCTCCTGTGGAGGGCCCCAGCGGTCCGCCTACAAACCAAGCCCTCGACCTTCAGCGACCTGGCCCGGGTCTTCAAAGGCCAGGTGGCCCGGTTGTGGGCGGTTTCTACTTTGCGCAGCGTGGTGTTCATGAGCTTTTCCACCACCATCCCTTTCTGGTTCGCCCAGCGCGGCCTCTCCGATGAGTGGGTCAAGGTCACCCTCACCGCGTACAGCGTATCCGCCACCGCGGGGGCTTTTCTGGGAGGAACCCTCTCCGACCGGTTGGGGCGGCGCACGGTGTTGGTGGGAACCATGATCTGTGCCATACCCCTATATGTGGCGCTGTTGCTGCTCCCCCCGGAGCACTGGCTGTTCGTGGGGGTGCTTTCCCTTACCGGGGCCTTGATGAACGCCGGGGTTCCCACCGCGGTGGCCATGGCCCAGGAACACGAGCCTAAGCAGATGGCCACCGTTTCGGGGCTGTTGATGGGCTTTACCTGGGGCTTTGCCGGGCTGCTCTATGGGGTGGTGGGGCCGATAATTGAACGCTTCGGGGTTATCGAGAGCCTGAGCGTGATGGGGCTGTTGCTCATCCCCGCCCTTACCCTGTCCCTGGCGGTGCGGGAGGCAAGGCCTCGAGTAGCCCTGAAAGGCGATTGA
- a CDS encoding S-layer homology domain-containing protein, whose product MRRKPWFSSVLAFSLGLGSLSLAQAQNPPANFRDVPAGHWAREAVEYITQRGLIQGFPDGTFRGNENLTRYQAALIFYRLLQSGALSQVPPQDQGMIQQGMQQVQAELAALQKRLAALEEASAAQDKRLASVEQQVQQLAGRPTPDTTELTNRIAALEQQVKSLGGQPTQTPQSDALAARIAALEEQVQKLSQAPAQPAPAAGPDLTPRVTALEGQVQQLSQANTAQAQRIAALEQQVKSLQADLAALRQQSTAPAPAPAPAPTPSPAPAPVTESTPAPLPSVYLGIGAAYPAITTNPVSSNFTDNLSVSATIGLRDLFLGFGPRLGVDYRLSNNNLALELNFIRSLNPGGFFDPYLGLGARVDLSAPGDILANTYGNSVVGFGLNFSRNLGLFAEANPRFEQNLQFGLGARAGLKVSF is encoded by the coding sequence ATGCGTAGAAAACCATGGTTCTCCTCGGTGTTAGCGTTTTCGCTGGGCTTGGGTTCGCTGTCGCTGGCCCAAGCCCAAAACCCGCCTGCCAATTTCCGCGATGTGCCGGCGGGCCACTGGGCAAGGGAGGCGGTGGAGTACATCACGCAGCGCGGCCTCATCCAGGGCTTCCCCGATGGCACCTTCCGGGGCAACGAGAACCTCACCCGCTACCAGGCCGCCCTAATCTTTTACCGCCTGCTGCAATCGGGCGCCCTCAGCCAGGTGCCACCGCAGGATCAGGGCATGATCCAGCAGGGGATGCAGCAAGTCCAAGCCGAGCTAGCCGCCCTCCAGAAGCGCCTGGCGGCCCTCGAGGAGGCCAGCGCTGCCCAAGACAAACGCCTGGCCTCCGTCGAGCAGCAAGTGCAGCAGCTCGCAGGTCGCCCCACGCCCGACACCACCGAACTCACCAACCGAATCGCCGCGCTCGAGCAGCAGGTGAAGAGCCTTGGGGGGCAGCCCACCCAGACCCCGCAGAGCGATGCCCTCGCCGCGCGAATTGCCGCCCTTGAGGAACAGGTGCAAAAGCTCAGCCAGGCTCCGGCCCAGCCAGCCCCTGCCGCCGGCCCCGACCTGACCCCCCGGGTGACCGCGCTAGAGGGGCAGGTGCAACAGCTCAGCCAAGCCAACACCGCCCAGGCCCAGCGCATCGCAGCTCTGGAGCAGCAGGTGAAGAGCCTCCAGGCTGACTTGGCCGCTTTGCGTCAGCAGTCCACTGCCCCGGCGCCGGCTCCTGCCCCGGCTCCCACCCCGAGCCCAGCTCCCGCTCCGGTCACCGAGTCGACCCCCGCCCCGCTGCCCAGCGTATACCTAGGCATCGGCGCGGCCTACCCGGCGATCACCACCAACCCGGTCTCCTCCAACTTCACCGATAACCTGAGCGTCTCCGCGACAATCGGTCTGCGCGACCTCTTCTTGGGCTTCGGGCCCCGGCTGGGGGTGGATTACCGCCTGAGCAACAACAACTTGGCGCTCGAGCTGAACTTCATCCGTTCGCTCAACCCTGGCGGTTTCTTCGATCCCTACCTCGGTCTGGGCGCCCGTGTAGATCTGAGCGCCCCCGGCGACATCCTGGCCAACACCTACGGCAACAGCGTGGTCGGCTTTGGCCTCAATTTCTCCCGCAACCTCGGGTTGTTTGCCGAGGCCAACCCCCGCTTCGAACAGAACCTCCAGTTCGGGCTGGGCGCTCGCGCCGGCTTGAAGGTCTCCTTCTAG
- a CDS encoding thymidylate synthase, with amino-acid sequence MQAYHELLRHVLEHGVPKSDRTGVGTRSVFGYQMRFDLQEGFPLVTTKKVHWKSVVYELLWFLRGDTNIRYLKEHGVSIWDEWADESGELGPIYGKQWRSWEGADGRTIDQISWVLEEIRRNPDSRRLVVSAWNVADLPRMALAPCHALFQFYVAGGRLSCSLYQRSADVFLGVPFNIASYALLTLMVAQVTDLEPGEFIHTLGDAHLYNNHLEPARLQLTREPRPLPTVRLNPEVRDLFAFRYEDIRLEGYHPHPPIPAPVAV; translated from the coding sequence ATGCAGGCCTACCACGAACTCCTGCGCCATGTGCTCGAGCATGGGGTACCCAAGTCCGACCGCACCGGGGTCGGCACCCGCTCGGTCTTCGGCTACCAGATGCGCTTCGACCTCCAGGAGGGCTTCCCGCTGGTCACCACCAAGAAAGTCCACTGGAAGAGCGTAGTCTATGAGCTGCTCTGGTTTTTACGCGGGGACACCAACATCCGCTACCTCAAGGAGCACGGGGTCTCGATCTGGGACGAGTGGGCCGACGAATCGGGCGAGCTGGGGCCGATCTACGGCAAGCAGTGGCGCTCGTGGGAAGGGGCCGACGGCAGGACCATAGACCAGATCTCCTGGGTGCTCGAGGAGATCCGCCGCAACCCTGACTCCAGGCGGCTCGTCGTGAGCGCCTGGAACGTGGCCGACCTGCCCAGGATGGCCTTGGCCCCCTGCCACGCCCTCTTCCAGTTCTACGTCGCCGGCGGCCGGCTTTCCTGCTCGCTCTACCAGCGCAGCGCCGACGTCTTCCTGGGGGTGCCCTTCAACATCGCTTCCTACGCCCTGCTCACGCTGATGGTCGCGCAGGTGACGGACCTCGAGCCCGGCGAGTTCATCCACACCCTGGGCGACGCGCACCTCTACAACAACCACCTCGAGCCGGCCCGGCTCCAGCTCACCCGCGAACCGCGCCCGCTCCCCACCGTGCGCCTCAACCCCGAGGTGCGCGACCTGTTCGCCTTCCGCTACGAGGATATCCGGCTCGAGGGCTACCATCCCCACCCCCCGATTCCCGCCCCGGTCGCGGTCTGA
- a CDS encoding LysE family translocator, whose product MPQPHAFATFLAAAVVLAATPGPGMLYVLARSLRGGRGEGIASSLGTWVGGMVHVLAAAIGISALLATSAVAFSVVKYAGAAYLVYLGVRTLLSREPHQPKVKVLGSNWAAFRQGIVTEVLNPKTALFFLAFIPQFVDRAAGGVFWQFVLLGSISVALNTLADVIVALLAGPLGARMNHSPRFRRGSRVTAGCTMIALGAYAAVSEQK is encoded by the coding sequence ATGCCCCAACCCCACGCCTTCGCCACCTTCTTGGCCGCTGCGGTAGTGCTGGCCGCGACCCCCGGCCCGGGAATGCTGTATGTGCTGGCCCGTAGCCTGCGCGGGGGCCGGGGGGAGGGTATAGCCTCATCGCTGGGAACCTGGGTCGGGGGTATGGTTCACGTCCTCGCCGCAGCCATCGGTATCTCGGCGCTCCTCGCCACGTCAGCGGTGGCGTTTAGCGTGGTGAAGTATGCCGGGGCCGCGTACCTGGTCTATCTCGGGGTGCGCACCCTGCTGAGCCGCGAACCGCATCAGCCGAAAGTGAAAGTCCTCGGCAGCAACTGGGCCGCCTTTCGCCAGGGCATCGTGACCGAGGTGCTCAACCCCAAGACCGCCCTGTTCTTCCTGGCCTTTATCCCCCAGTTCGTGGACCGGGCAGCGGGAGGAGTATTTTGGCAGTTCGTCCTGCTGGGCTCGATCTCGGTGGCCTTGAACACCCTGGCCGACGTGATCGTGGCGCTCCTGGCCGGCCCGCTGGGGGCTCGCATGAACCATAGCCCCCGGTTTCGCCGGGGCTCGAGGGTCACGGCGGGTTGTACGATGATCGCCCTGGGAGCCTACGCAGCGGTCTCGGAGCAAAAATAG
- a CDS encoding peptidyl-prolyl cis-trans isomerase has product MFGINKRVITIIFGFLALAFLVGATILFALQGGGNLGRNRSEGPTVMWINGRPVSELELARLQSRDPLLSSNPQGVMKPLLDTFFIEQVILTKAVQQDSSRIRVSGGEVRKALDDLKQRAGATTKEQYDQLLNQIGYTDSQLRNELRDNLKIQKRIEEIQKKATPTPEEVRFYFDLNKASYKTEDRVKARQIVVDDKKLADELYAQLKAGADFAELAKKNSKVAADQGGALGAETGKSEPGFVTRVIFPSEVAEAVFKLKQGGLTAPIASGGRYYIVKVEEFKPGGEPNFDEVKDRVSEDVKKIKGDQALEAYLLELRKKTQVRFAENITYTYKDPVVAKVGESEIKLPELTQLVFTNQQIPQLIQQGLGELAVQFFMPQALEQLITREILVREAKKLNQPFVGARDQIAREVQAYHTKDITVTDQEVRKYYDENPASFTIPASAEVKGVSFKKEDEAKAKAFRAAALKGGKLEELAKANGGSVTDYGKVNPGTLPPIANRLVFLTKENFPQGPLGEVSEVIKLDDSSYQVLIVNNRVAEKLRPFEEVADQAREQVLAQKRSKAAQDWVAELRKQTKVENNLNKVLAEITPKETKPAEANPDSKPESPAQPKQDNQAPSSKP; this is encoded by the coding sequence GTGTTTGGAATCAACAAGCGCGTCATCACCATCATCTTTGGTTTCCTCGCCCTGGCGTTCTTGGTGGGGGCAACCATCCTTTTCGCCCTACAGGGAGGGGGCAACTTGGGCAGGAATCGCAGCGAAGGCCCCACCGTGATGTGGATCAACGGTCGGCCGGTCAGCGAACTCGAGCTGGCCCGCCTCCAGTCGCGCGACCCGCTGCTCTCGAGCAACCCGCAAGGGGTGATGAAACCCCTGTTGGACACTTTCTTCATCGAGCAGGTGATCCTTACCAAGGCGGTGCAGCAGGACTCGAGCCGCATTCGCGTCTCCGGGGGAGAGGTGCGCAAAGCCCTCGACGACCTCAAGCAACGCGCCGGGGCCACCACCAAGGAGCAATACGACCAGCTGCTGAACCAGATCGGCTACACCGACTCGCAGCTGCGCAACGAACTGCGCGATAACCTGAAGATCCAAAAGCGGATCGAGGAAATCCAAAAGAAGGCTACCCCTACCCCCGAAGAGGTCAGGTTTTACTTCGATCTGAACAAGGCCAGCTACAAGACCGAAGACCGGGTCAAGGCCCGCCAGATCGTGGTAGACGACAAGAAACTGGCCGACGAGCTCTACGCCCAGCTCAAGGCCGGAGCCGACTTCGCCGAGTTAGCCAAGAAGAACTCCAAGGTGGCGGCCGACCAGGGTGGGGCGCTAGGGGCCGAGACCGGCAAGAGCGAGCCCGGCTTCGTGACCCGGGTGATCTTCCCCAGCGAGGTGGCCGAAGCGGTCTTCAAGCTCAAGCAGGGCGGCCTCACCGCGCCTATCGCCTCGGGGGGGCGCTACTACATCGTGAAGGTGGAGGAGTTCAAACCGGGCGGTGAACCCAACTTCGACGAGGTCAAAGACCGCGTCAGCGAGGACGTCAAAAAGATCAAGGGCGATCAGGCCCTAGAGGCGTACCTGCTCGAGCTGCGCAAGAAAACCCAGGTGCGCTTCGCCGAGAACATCACCTATACCTACAAGGATCCGGTGGTGGCCAAAGTAGGCGAGAGCGAGATCAAACTCCCCGAGCTGACCCAGCTGGTCTTCACTAACCAGCAGATTCCCCAGCTTATCCAACAGGGTCTAGGGGAATTGGCGGTGCAGTTCTTCATGCCACAGGCCCTGGAGCAGCTCATCACCCGCGAAATCTTGGTAAGGGAAGCTAAGAAGCTCAACCAGCCCTTTGTGGGGGCCCGCGACCAGATCGCCCGCGAGGTGCAGGCCTATCACACCAAAGACATCACGGTCACCGACCAGGAAGTGCGCAAGTACTACGACGAGAATCCCGCTTCCTTCACGATTCCAGCCTCGGCAGAGGTCAAGGGGGTGAGCTTCAAAAAGGAGGATGAGGCCAAGGCTAAGGCTTTCCGTGCGGCAGCCCTCAAAGGTGGGAAGCTCGAAGAGTTGGCCAAAGCCAACGGCGGCAGCGTGACCGACTACGGCAAGGTCAACCCCGGCACCTTACCCCCGATCGCCAACCGCTTGGTCTTCCTCACCAAGGAAAATTTCCCCCAGGGGCCGCTAGGCGAAGTGAGCGAGGTGATCAAGCTCGACGACAGCAGCTACCAGGTGCTCATCGTCAACAACCGGGTGGCCGAAAAGCTGCGGCCGTTCGAAGAAGTAGCCGACCAAGCACGGGAACAGGTGTTGGCGCAAAAGCGAAGCAAGGCCGCCCAGGACTGGGTCGCTGAGCTGCGCAAGCAGACCAAGGTAGAAAATAACCTCAACAAAGTGCTGGCCGAGATCACCCCTAAGGAGACCAAGCCTGCCGAAGCGAACCCGGACTCGAAGCCAGAAAGCCCGGCTCAACCCAAGCAGGACAACCAAGCCCCCTCGAGCAAGCCATAA
- a CDS encoding long-chain fatty acid--CoA ligase, with protein sequence MNGLMMDFPLTLNHFLERAGKLFPQEEIVTRLPDKSLHRYTYGDFYRRARALAEALQKAGLAPGDRVATLSWNTYAHLEAYFGIPAAGGVLHTLNLRLHPSDIAYIINHAEDRFLIVDDVLLKLYEAIKDQVKLERVIVVPLTGQPVPEGLTSYEDFLATASGDFAYPEIEERAAMGLCYTSGTTGRPKGALYSHRSMVLHSLGSALPDALNLSGRDTLLPVVPMFHVMAWGLPFTGVMTGCKLVMPGPHLDPVSLLDLYEGEKVTKTAGVPTIWLGILQALQKEPNRWKLEPMEMVVGGSAAPEAMIRAFDQFGLKVLHAWGMTETSPLGTTSRLKRHLLNRPPDEQYRYRAKQGLPTPLVEVRAVNEQGQVPWDDKTLGELQVRGPWVASSYFRLEAERDKWTEDGWFRTGDVVAIDPEGYVRIADRTKDLIKSGGEWISSIDLENALMSHPAVKEAAVIALPHPKWDERPLAVVVLKEGMSATPEELRAYLEPKFAKWWLPDAFVFADEIPRTSTGKFMKARLREQYQGYRWEQGKASAEG encoded by the coding sequence ATGAACGGCCTGATGATGGATTTCCCCCTCACCCTAAACCACTTCCTCGAGCGCGCCGGGAAGCTCTTTCCCCAAGAGGAGATCGTCACCCGCCTTCCCGACAAATCGCTCCACCGCTACACCTACGGCGACTTTTACCGCCGCGCGCGGGCCTTGGCCGAGGCGCTGCAAAAAGCCGGGCTCGCTCCGGGCGACCGGGTAGCGACCCTCTCCTGGAACACCTACGCGCACCTCGAGGCCTACTTTGGCATCCCCGCGGCGGGGGGCGTGCTGCACACCCTCAACCTGCGGCTGCACCCCTCCGATATCGCCTACATCATCAACCACGCCGAAGACCGCTTCCTCATCGTAGACGACGTGCTCTTGAAGCTTTATGAGGCCATCAAGGATCAGGTCAAGCTGGAGCGGGTGATCGTCGTGCCGCTCACCGGGCAGCCCGTCCCCGAGGGGCTTACCAGCTACGAGGACTTCCTGGCGACCGCCAGCGGCGATTTCGCCTACCCCGAGATCGAAGAACGCGCCGCGATGGGCCTGTGCTACACCTCGGGAACCACCGGGCGGCCCAAGGGCGCCCTCTACTCCCACCGCTCGATGGTGCTGCACAGCCTGGGCTCGGCGTTGCCGGATGCCCTCAACCTATCTGGCCGCGATACCTTGTTGCCGGTGGTGCCGATGTTCCACGTGATGGCCTGGGGGCTGCCCTTCACCGGGGTGATGACCGGGTGCAAGCTGGTGATGCCGGGGCCGCACTTGGACCCGGTGAGCCTCCTGGACCTCTACGAGGGCGAAAAAGTCACCAAGACCGCCGGGGTTCCCACCATCTGGCTGGGCATCCTCCAGGCATTGCAGAAAGAGCCCAACCGCTGGAAGCTCGAGCCCATGGAGATGGTGGTGGGGGGTTCCGCTGCCCCCGAAGCGATGATCCGGGCCTTCGATCAGTTCGGCCTCAAGGTGTTGCACGCTTGGGGCATGACCGAGACCAGCCCGCTGGGAACCACCAGCCGTCTCAAGCGCCACCTGTTGAACCGACCCCCCGACGAGCAGTACCGCTACCGGGCCAAGCAGGGCCTGCCCACCCCGCTGGTCGAGGTGCGGGCAGTGAACGAGCAAGGCCAGGTGCCCTGGGACGACAAGACCCTGGGCGAACTCCAGGTGCGGGGGCCGTGGGTGGCCTCGAGCTATTTCCGGCTCGAGGCCGAGCGCGACAAGTGGACCGAGGACGGCTGGTTCCGCACCGGCGACGTGGTGGCCATCGACCCCGAGGGCTACGTGCGCATCGCCGACCGCACCAAGGACCTGATCAAGTCGGGCGGGGAGTGGATCAGCTCGATTGACCTGGAAAATGCCCTGATGAGCCACCCGGCGGTCAAGGAGGCGGCGGTAATCGCCCTACCGCACCCTAAGTGGGATGAGCGCCCCCTGGCGGTGGTGGTGCTCAAAGAGGGGATGAGCGCCACCCCGGAGGAGCTGCGGGCGTACCTCGAGCCCAAATTTGCCAAGTGGTGGCTGCCCGACGCCTTCGTCTTCGCAGACGAGATCCCCCGCACCAGCACCGGCAAATTCATGAAAGCCCGCCTGCGCGAGCAGTACCAGGGATATCGCTGGGAGCAGGGCAAAGCGAGCGCCGAGGGATAG